The genomic DNA tttggatacgaggggctaaactttaacagtgtcacatcagatgttcggatgctaattaggagaactaaacatgagctaattataaaactaattgcagaaccctgtgctaattcgcgagacgaatctattaagcctaattaatccatcattagcaaatggttactgtagcaccacattgtcaaatcatggactaattaggcttaatagattcgtctcgcgaattacactccatctgtgcaattaattttgtaattagcctatgtttgaTACTCCtgattagcatccaaacatccgatgtgataggtgttaaactttaataagGGGTGTCAACACCCCCTTAGATAACAACCAACCCAACCCTGCTGCACCTTTTGATTGGAACGTGACGGCCCCCTCCCAATCtacctttttctttccttcaatCGTGACCGTAGCTTTCGTTCACCGGCTGTGTGGGCCAGGCCGAAGCTGCCTACCAACTCCCTTTGACCATCCGATAGATCAGGTTCAGGCACATAATAATTGAACCGACTCCGATCGACTGAAATCAACGGATTATGCTTGTTGGAGTAGATAACAAGGGTCGAGGGCGTCGCGATCAGGCATTGATCCACAGCCCTGAGCTGGGTTTGCAGGCACTTATTAGCAAGCGGCTCCAACAATTCATTAGGGACCAACACGTacggaggactggaggagcagGAGCGATTTCCTCCGCACTGACGCTTGGGCAAGCGCACAGGTGTCCAGTGTGCTGTCATTGCCGCTGCAACCGTCGCTCTGCTACGTCCCTGCTGGGGGATAACGTCCCCTTGGCCATTGGTCGCCTTTAGCTTGATCGAGCGAGCCTGAAGATGATTCGAGAGGAAGTGATGATGTGGTGGTAGCACATGGGGGTTCAGAGAGCGACTGGGTTATAATTTTACGTCGCACGGCGCAGCCGCATGGGGCCATTTGCGTAGGGATAGATCACCCACTGTTGCTGGGTGAGAGAGAACTGACGAGGACTGGAAGAGTTAACGGGCTGCCGGTCACTTTTCTGCGGGGCGAATCGAATTTACGGGCGAAGTGACTTTAGCAATAAATATTAAACCTGGTTGGTTGGCTTCCAATATTTGCCAAGCCAAAATCAAGGCAAATCCTAAAAAAAATGGCTACCAATTGATTCATTGTCAAAAAAAATTAGCACACCAATATTTGTAGCCAATATTATGGCATGTCACTATAAGCTTCTTGAGAGGAATAAGTATTGGTTGGCATGTTTTGGCAAGGAAGTACTTTAATTACTTACCCCAACTTTAACATGCTCGATTTTGGTAAGCCATGATTTTGGTTTGGCAACAATTGGAATCCAACCAATAAAACTTTTACGAACGATAAAAAATTCATATAAAAGTTTGTGAACAAACTTTCGTGAAAAAATTGAGCGATTGTTTTGGAAAACAAACATTtggaaaaaaatgaagaaactTTTAGAAAACTTTAGGAAAGATGCgttgaaaacaaaagaaaaaagaaacaaaaatttgTGAGAAAAAGCTTCCAGAAAAATATAGaagaaaattttagaaaaaaattttgggaaaaacaagaaaaaaattagCCGAGCGCCGTCAGCGGCGGCAGGGAGCTTGCCTCGGTACTCCCGGTGGGGACCTCGTCACGGATGCCCGCGTGTCGCCATCCTCTGCGGGAGAGCTCGCCCGAATACTgtgcgccgccgctcctcggcgAGAGAGCTCGCCCCTAGGACTGCGCACCGCCGCTCACCGCGGGGGAGCTTCCCGCTGCCCCGGCGCTGCCGCACCCCCGCCCATCACAGAGCAACCCCAACACACCCCTCGCCTGCTGTCGCCGAAGCTAGGGACACCGGCCCCTCCGTTGGATCCGGGGAAAAGGAAATGGAGGAGGTGGGAGACCGGGAgatgaaggaaagagaaaagagaaatgaAGGGTTGACCGGTTGAGCAGGAGGTCGAGAAATGTGTGAAAATGTGTGTGGGTGATAGGTTGTCCAGTACGAGAACGTGTATCTAGGGTGTGTTGGATTGATCGGGAGTTTGGATACCTCCTGTCGATTGTAAAGTTAGGTTTGCACTTGTGCCGTGCCTTTGCTTGGAGTGGCGCCAACAAACCGCCGGTCGGTCGGCCTTTTATGATTGTGTTGGTGCGGATTACGTACGTAGTCACGCACCATGCGTGGAAAACCAGATGGCAAAGTGCAGAGGAAATCAGCTGTTGGGGTGGTCATGCCGTGCCGGTACTTCCTTCCACTGCCTGGAGCTAGCCCTGGCTGAATTGTACAGCACACCTCCCTTTGGGCCAAATTATCTTTAGTTTTTACGTGTACAAGTAAACAATAGTAATAATTTCACACTATTAATGTGATAATGTCCAATAAGACAACACAAGGCTATTTGATCTGGTGTATTTACAAAGTACTCTGAGGTCAAACCTCCAGCATATAGTAGCAAATAGGGCCATTAAGAGCTGTAAATTGGCCCGCGAAACTGAATTGCTTTGCTGGCCTGAGTACGGCTGCCCTGAGTAAACAACTTGAGATTCTCCGGGAACGGAATCAGCAATGGCTCCTCGTCCCTACCCCGGCTAACGACAGGCTCAGCTGACCCTGCGACAGCGGAGACAGCAGTGGAGCGTGGACCGACGGACAGGCGGGCCCGGGGCCGCACGCGCAGGAGGTATGGATTAGAGGTAGACCACCGCGTGGTAGGCCCGGGTGTCAGCGAGCAGGCGATTGGTGCAGATCTGTGGCCGCGTGGGCGATACCATACGAGTTCTGTGTTTCTTGGATCTTGATTGAGCTGCTTGAGGTTGATTCGTGTAATAACTTCCTGATGTAATTCCCGAGCGTAGCTCAGTTTCCTTGTGGTAAAATTGGCACACGCAAATTACAGTTCTCGAATCGACACGGAtacttacatttttttttctaaatttattctgtgttttgaagaaaaagagatgCCATTCTCTCTTCTGCACTGCACTGTTGGCATACAAATGTTGATTTAGGCCTTATTGGCCCGTGAAGCAATCAAACAGGCCCACCACCAGCTACTACTTGCTTGTTACCAGCTACTACTTGCTTGTTTTCTTTTACAACAACAATTAACTTCCACACAGGCAAGATGCAACACAGATACTAAGATCACACATTATTTCTCGAGATAAAAAAACACAATTTCATCGTTTTATTCACTGTTATTCTGGCGTTCAAGGTAGCATACTTTCGGCGCTTCTCTTATGCACGCAGTGTATGCATGGACTATAGTACTCCATGTTACAACACTATAAAATCAGTTCCAATGGAGACAATCACGCAAGAAGAGGCGCTTCCATCtctaaagaaagaaaagttCATTCTTAGATTTTGCAATACCAAATATCAATATGAGTTGGCCaaaatttaaaaagaaaaattagtAACCTCTGCACAGAGGCTATCTGTCAGCTATCTACACAAGACTCTGTAGCAGAAGCACTTTCCCAGCGAGTTTACCAGCAAACGTATCAGTGTCTTTTTTCAACGTGATGTTGGTTTGAATTCACCAATCCTGCAAAGTAGAATCGTTAGTTCTTTACAGCCCAGCGGCGACCCCTGATCTCGTACCCATCAGATGCCTGATCACCACCTCCCCAGCTGTCCATAGCAGCATTCGAGCTCACAACTCTGTGATGTTTTTTGCCCTTCGTGACGCCGCTGTCACTAGCACTCCCACTTAATAATGGATCATCAATCCCACGAATTGGTCTCTCTGGTGTTGCTGCACTCACCCAGTTGTCATCCTGGGTTTTCTTATGCTTGTCCTTCTTTTTCATCAATTTATCAAAGCGCTTCTCCACTGGCCTTACTGCTTGGTTAACAGTGAACTTGAAATCCTTGATCACCTAAGGGGGGAGGGGAAAAAAGACAAAGCACGTGGATTATGCTCACAAACATATGCTGCTAACCATATAACCCATAAAGTACATaatattccctccgtcccaaattacaacttgttttggcttttctagatacataacttttgctatgtatctagacatagtatatatctaggtgcatataaaaaactatgtacctagaaaaaccaaaacgaataataatttgggatggagggagtagaacatAACATATTTGAATATGTAAATAAAATTTGTTCCACTCGTTCAAAAAACTTAAAGCCCAACCTAACATATAAAGAGAATTTATCAGTAGTGCTCAGAAAGAAAGAACCCAGAACTTACATATTCCCCACTGCCGACAACAAAGTCTCGAACACTTTCTTTTATGTTTGTCACGCTTCTCTCATCTGGTTCCAACTGTGGAAGCTTCATTTTAGTGGGCCGGTTGCTTTCCTTAATTTCAAAAGGGTCCACAGGATCAGAGGATACATAATCCCCAAGTACAGATATGTTTCCAGGTGACTGATTAGCTAAAAGTGCATAGGGCTTGGCTGGGAACACATAGAGGTGAACAGCTGAAGCAATGCCCATCTGTCCTGGAGGAAAACATGAAAGAAAATAGATTCTTTTAAGGGGAACGTATCTGGTGCAAACCATCTACCCCgtgcaaccttggaaactatgaatcaaggccacaagatgctaatccaatggatagggttagTGGTAGGATTATTTTGCAGTTAAGCCCCCTCACCCGCCGACCACTTTTGCATATCATGGAAAAGGTGCTGCATCAAAAGTGGCCGGCGGGTGGGCATGCTTAACTGCAAAATAATCCCACCACTAActctatccattggattagcatcttgtggccTTGATTCATAATTTTCAAGGTTGCACGAGGTAGATGGTTTGCACCAGATACATTCCCTTCTTTTAAGCTATAAAGCTAACATGATATGCAAAAGTGGCTAGTGGGTGGGGGGGCTTAACTGCAAAATAATCCCACCActaaccctatccattggattagcatttTGTAGCcttgattcatagtttccaAGGTTGCATGGGGTAGATGGTTTGTACTAGATACGTTCCCTTCTTTTAAGCTATAAAGCTGAGATAGATAATTTAAACAGCCTAGAAGGATAAATACCTCTATGCAAATAATGAAGTTTTGAATGCTTGATTTTAACTCCAAGCTCTGGGCTAAAGGACTTCTAAGAAGGCCCAGAGCATACAATATTGCAATCACCACACCTTGCCACCAAGTCAAGAATACTATAGATTTGAAAGAAAGAAACTTAGCGAGAGGCTTTATAGGTGCCAATTCATCCTTTGTAGCTGTGTACCATGCTACAAGACAGTACAGGGCCCAATATTGACTGAAGTTGAGAACTGCAGCAAAGTAAGGGTACCTGCATCACAGAGATAGAGCAATGTGAGAATAGTTGAAGAAAATAACTGATTTAGCTATCTCAGCATTGGTTTATTCATCACAATGGAAAATGAGCAAATAAGATGTGAACATATTTTCCTATGAATGGAGCAAATAAAATGGCGTGGCAATTCATTCAAACAAAATTCAATGGATTGAAGATATAATGTTCAAATTTGAAGGCAAAGAGGCAGAAAAGAAAGGACTGTCTTACCCACATCGTAAATTGAATTCTCCTTCACAATAGACACCAAAAGGTTCTAGAAGAAGAGATAAGCTAGCTGTTAGGGTCTTTATGATCATCTGCAGGTGTAGAAGAACGCAACTAAGTTTTATTTTCGACTTTTCAGAATCAAGAATTTGCAAGAAGGGCTCGTGGAAATACATATTGGAAGATTCCAAATTTGATAATCAGGTAGAACCGCGTCCCCAGTCTCCACGGTTTCAATATAAAATTTACAGGAAAATGATGGTGTATGATTCCCTTCTCAGAGGCATGATGCAGTAGAGGTTGTCCAGAACCTGAGCCACCCTCCCTCTTTAAAAAAGCTATCGTTTTATCTTCCCCACCTACATTTGATCAGCCATAATAAACACACTCAAatgaagagaagaaaaaaaaaatctgaaaactGCACCGAACAATATACATTATGAaatgtaagggcttgtttgtttTATCTGCAGCTTGCAGGTTTTTAAATGCTGGTGAAACCCAGGTAGCAAGATTGCTATAATCTGGAATTGAAATCGAAGTGTTTGTTGAGCATTGGATTGTGCCATCACAATCTAGCAATTGCAAGCAGAGACAAACAGATCCTGAGACTACCAAGTGAAATGATATAAGTATACTGCCTGCCACTGGACAAGATTTGTTCCAAGTTGTCAACAAATA from Setaria italica strain Yugu1 chromosome VII, Setaria_italica_v2.0, whole genome shotgun sequence includes the following:
- the LOC101757775 gene encoding protein LAZ1, coding for MRVNIGLIVPVMAQYSAPTWATIVAGLFTLVALSLSMYLIFEHLSAYNNPEEQKFVLGVILMVPCYAIESYISLINPNTSVYCGILRDGYEAFAMYCFGRYITACLGGEDKTIAFLKREGGSGSGQPLLHHASEKGIIHHHFPVNFILKPWRLGTRFYLIIKFGIFQYMIIKTLTASLSLLLEPFGVYCEGEFNLRCGYPYFAAVLNFSQYWALYCLVAWYTATKDELAPIKPLAKFLSFKSIVFLTWWQGVVIAILYALGLLRSPLAQSLELKSSIQNFIICIEMGIASAVHLYVFPAKPYALLANQSPGNISVLGDYVSSDPVDPFEIKESNRPTKMKLPQLEPDERSVTNIKESVRDFVVGSGEYVIKDFKFTVNQAVRPVEKRFDKLMKKKDKHKKTQDDNWVSAATPERPIRGIDDPLLSGSASDSGVTKGKKHHRVVSSNAAMDSWGGGDQASDGYEIRGRRWAVKN